GGAAGGCCAATGCATGGAATTGCGACACCAATCACGGTATTGGATAAAACAGAGTTGCTATTTAAGAATTGTCCGGAAACCATAAATGTAGGTCGTTACCACTCCTGGGTAGTGAGCAATGAAGGTTTACCTGATTGCCTTATTGTAACAGCAACAGATGCCGATGCTGAGATTATGGCTTTGCGTCACAAGGATTTGGATGTGCGCGGTGTTCAGTTCCATCCTGAAAGCGTGCTGACAGAATATGGAAAACAAATGATGAAAAACTGGTTAGAAAGTTAGATATGACTATTTTAGATAAAATTGTATTGCGTAAAAAGGAAGAGGTAGCTGCGGCTAAGCAGGCTGTTTCTGTTAAACAACTGGAAGCCGGCTTGTATTTTAACCGCAATCCGTATGTGTTTAAGGATTTTTTACTGGATGAAAACCGGACCGGTATCATTGCTGAGTTCAAGCGACGTTCACCATCTAAAGGCATCATTAACGATCGGGTAACTGTTGAAGAGGTTACACAAGCTTACACAGCTGCTGGCGCATCAGCGCTTTCCGTGCTTACAGATGTGGATTTTTTTGGAGGACATACCAATGATCTGCTTGCTGCAAGGGCAGTCAACGAAATTCCGGTCCTGAGAAAGGATTTTATGATTGATGAGTACCAGATTTTAGAGGCAAAAGCTTTAGGTGCGGATCTGATTTTATTGATTGCCGCGATTTTAACTCCTGCGGAGATTAAGAATCTATCTGCGTTGGCTAAGAGTCTTGGTTTAAATGTGTTGCTTGAAGTACACAATAAAGAGGAGTTACAGCGTAGTATTTGTAAAGATTTGGATGCTATTGGGGTGAATAACCGTAATCTTGCAGATTTCACCGTAAATATTCAAACCTCTTTCGATTTGGTAAATCAGATACCGGATGAGTTTTTGAAGATCTCTGAAAGTGCCATAAGTTCTCCGCAAACCATTAAGGAGTTAAAGGCCGCAGGTTTCCATGGTTTCCTGATTGGAGAGAATTTTATGAAAACAAGTAATCCCGGCTTGGCTATGCAAGACTTCACACAGCAGCTGATCTCAGTATAACTTTTGTATCTTTGTACTTTACAATGGGAAAACAGAAATATTACGATACAGCACTTAAGCAGGAACGAGCAGTACTTGTAGGAGTGATCAGACCAGGTGAAAGGCCTGAAGAAACCCGGGAATTCTTGGATGAGCTGGCCTTTTTGGTAGATACAGCAGGTGGATTGGTGGAGCATGAATTTACCCAGAAAATGCTGAAGCCAGACCGTGCAACTTTTGTTGGTACCGGTAAACTTGCCGAAATACAGGCTTATGTAAAGTCTGAGGAGATTGATATGGTTGTGTTTGATGATGAACTTTCGCCATCGCAACTTAGAAATATTGAAAGGGAGTTACAGGTTAAAGTATTGGACCGTAGTAACCTTATTTTGGACATTTTTGCGGGGAGGGCACAAACCGCGCAAGCGAAGACTCAGGTAGAATTGGCTCAATTGCAATACTTATTGCCTCGTTTAACCCGGCTATGGACTCACCTTGAGCGCCAAAAGGGTGGTATTGGTATGCGTGGACCGGGTGAGACGCAGATTGAGAGTGATAGAAGGATGATTCTTGAAAAGATTGCACTTTTAAAAAGTCGCTTAAAGTCAATCGATAAACAAAACGAAACACAGCGTAAAAATCGCACAGAATTGATTCGTGTTGCTTTGGTAGGTTATACCAATGTGGGTAAATCGACCATCATGAACATGCTTTCCAAATCAGAGGTGTTTGCCGAGAATAAGCTTTTTGCTACGCTGGATACCACAGTGCGCAAAGTGGTGATTGAAAACCTGCCTTTCTTATTGTCTGATACCGTTGGATTTATCAGGAAGTTGCCACACCACCTTGTGGAGTGTTTCAAATCAACTCTGGATGAGGTACGGGAAGCAGATATTTTAATTCATGTGGTAGATGTTTCGCACGCCAACTTCGAAGATCAGATCAATGTCGTAAATGAAACATTGAAAGATCTGGGTGCAAGGGATAAGGAGACTATCATGGTGTTTAATAAAATTGATGCCTATGTAAGCCCTAAGCCTGATCATGAGCATGAGGAGCCGATTGTACTTACGCTTGAAGATTTTAAAAAGAGCTGGATGGGGGCAGAGAATTCACCTTCGATATTTATTTCTGCCCTGCACAAAGAGAATTTAGAGGAGTTTAAACAGTTATTATATGATAAGGTTGTTGTATTGCATACACAACGTTATCCTTATGATAAGTTGTTATATTAATTGAAGAAAGGAACCGTTATGGAAAGTAAACGTCAACAGAAATTTGCCGGGATTATACAAGAAGAGTTAGCTGCAATTTTTCAGCATGAAGGAGCGGCATATTTGCCAAATACATTGGTTACAATAACTAAGGTACGGGTGTCTCCGGATCTTGCTGTTGCGAAGGTTTATTTGAGTTTTTTGAATACAAATAATACCAGCTTATCCGTAGCCGAAGTCAATTCGCACGCCGGAGAGATCAGGTATAAGCTAGGCGCAAGGATTCGCCATCAGGCCCGTGTTATTCCAACGCTTACTTTTTTTGTAGATGATACCAATGAGTATGTGGAGCACATGGATAAGCTGTTCGATAAAATCTCTAAAGATCGTAAAGAAAGCGGAAAAGAGGAGGAATAATTTAATCGCACTCTTTTAAATTGCTTTGATTTAAAAAGCGTAAATTAGTGTATGACAAAGATTCTTTTAGCATTTTTTATGCTATCGGCATTTACCTTAAAAGCCCAGCCTGTAATAAAAGGCGGGCTTGAAAACTTTGTTACGGCCAATAACATCTACCCTCGCTATTCCCTTCATCATTGCATTCAAGGTACAGTAATCATTAGCTTCAAGCTAAATAAGCGTGGTGAGGTCTATTATTCGAAAATTAGTTCAGGCATAGGTACGGATCTGGATGATGAAGCATTGCGGCTGATCAGAATGAGCAGTGGCAAATGGATTGTGCCTGCAGATCATGATACAACAGTATCTCTTATTGCACCAATAAAGTTTAACCTGTCTGGTTATGATTGTGACAATAAGAGTCCTGAGGCGATTAAAAGAGCAATTGTTGCTTACAAAACGAACGAGGGGCTTACAAATGGCATCCTGAATTTTTATAAGAATAAAGAAAAGGGCATTTATAAGCAAGATGAAGAGTCGCGGTTTGTTGCTTTAAAAAATGAGCTGGGTTATGATGATGAATATTTTAAGGAGCGTATATCTGACGGCCTTAAAAAGCTAAAACAAAAAGATAAGCAGGGTGCCTGCGAAGATTTTCTTTTTGTAAAGTACATGGGGTCGGATCTGGCAAATGAAATGCTGGAAAAGTATTGTAAGTGACTTATGACCATAGTTTTTATATGTTGATATTTTTTGTAAATGATTTTTAAGTTAGACGATCATGAAATTGTTTTTCCAAGACCGGAGCTTGCTGATCCTGATGGATTATTGGCAATAGGTGGTGATCTTAGCGCTGAAAGGTTGATGTTGGCTTATAAGAATGGCATTTTCCCCTGGTTTAGCGAAGGGGATCCAATATGTTGGTATGCGCCAATTGAGCGGTGTGTAATTTTTCCCGGAAACATAGTGATCAGTAAAAGCATGGCGAAGTTGTTTAAATCCGAAGCATTTAAAATTACTTATGACCAATCTTTTGAAGAAGTAATAGAAAATTGTGCTAAAATTAGCCGAAAGGATCAGGATGGCACATGGATAACCCGGCAAATGCAGGAGGCTTATATCGAATTGCATAAACGAGGGTATGCGCATAGCGTAGAAGTATGGCAGAATGGTTTATTAGTAGGAGGCTTATACGGCATCCAGGTAAATCAGATTTTCTGTGGAGAAAGCATGTTTAGCAAAGTAAGCAATGCCTCCAAATACGCACTGATTTGGCTCTGTCGGAACAAAACGTTTAATATGATAGATTGCCAGCTACCTAATGATCATTTGATGAGCTTAGGCGCAGAGATGATTAGCAATGAAGAATATGTCAATTGTTTAAAAGCTATTTAAGAAGCTCATTAATGTCGGCTTTAGTCAACGACTTGAAGAAGCTCTCTTCAGTGGTAATTAAGGAACTGGCGAGCCTCTTTTTGCGGTTCTGAAGGGCCAGGATCTTTTCTTCCACAGTGTCTTTTGCAATGAACTTATAAATAAATACTTTTTTGTCCTGCCCGATCCTATGTGTTCGATCAATGGCCTGTTGTTCAACTGCAGGGTTCCACCAGGGATCAAGAATAAATACGTAATCAGCCTGAGTTAAATTTAAACCAACTCCACCGGCTTTTATGGAGATTAAAAAAACCTTTAATTCTGTATTTTGCTGAAATTCGGCTACAATTTCTCCACGGTTTTTAGTCGCACCGTCAAGATAAGCAAAGGGGATATTTTCACCTTCCAGATATTGTCTGAAAATAACGAGTTGCTTTACAAATTGAGAGAAAATAAGAACCTTATGGCCACCTTTCAATACATTGTCGAGTGTGTGTATTACGTTTTCGAATTTGCCGGAATCGGAAGTATAGTTGTGGTCAACCATTAAAGGGTGATTGGCAAGCTGTCGCAGGGCTGTAAGTCCCTGTAAAAGTTGTACCTGCTTTTTCGCGTATGTTCCATCATCCATACTATTTAGCAGATCATTTCTGTAAGCTGATTTCGTTTTTTCGTAATAAGTTGCCTGATCCTCACTCATATTGCAGTAAAAGATCTGTTCGGTTTTTGATGGTAGTTCTGCAGCTACCTGCTCCTTTGTTCTACGCAATACAAAGGGCTTAATGATGGCTTGTAATTTTCGGGCTTTATCCTCGTCTTTTCTCTTTTCAATAGCCTGTACATATTCTTCATTAAAGAAAGCCTGAGTGCCCAGCAGACCAGGATTCAGAAAAGTTAATTGCGTCCATAAATCGCTCACAGAGTTTTCTACAGGTGTACCGCTGAGGATTAATTTGTACCTTGATTTGAGTGTCTTTACTGCTTTGAAAGACTTAGAAGTAGGATTTTTAATGTTCTGGCTTTCATCTAATATAATATAGCTGAAGTAAAAATCTTTTAGTAGATCTATATCAACGCGAGTAACGCCATAGGTGGTGATGATGATGTCGAAATCAGAGAAATGACCAACATCTTTATTTCTGGTTGTTCCTATATGCGCATGAATCTTAAGCTTAGGTGTGAATTTCTTTGCCTCGTTAAGCCAGTTATATATCAGCGAGGTAGGCATAATGATGAGAGAGGTGCTGTGTCTGGACTGCTCCTGATCCTCTTCCTTTAGTTTTTGTAACATGGCCAATGTTTGGATGGTTTTACCCAAACCCATATCGTCGGCCAGACACCCTCCAAAATTATATTCTCTTAAAAAGCTAAACCAATTGTAACCTGCTTTTTGATAACCGCGCAGATCACCTTTAAAATTAACAGGCATTTGCGTGTCCGTTATATTTTCAAAGTCATTTAGTTTTTGGAGCTTTCTGCTTAAAGTGATGTTGGCCAAGCTATCCTCGGCCAATTCATTGATCAGGCCGATATGGTGTTTCTTAAGTTTAAGTACTTTTCCACCGTCCGACAGGCTAAATAGACTCCCATATTGAGTAAACCATTTATCAGGTATGATTGCAATTGACCCATCAGGCAACAGAAACTCTCTTTTTTTATGAAGAATATGTTGCTTTAAGGAAATAAAGGGGATGGGGTGATTACCAAAATAAACAATGGCATTGATGTCAAACCAGTCATTATCTTCTTTGATGTCGAAGCTGATCTTGTTGACTGCAAATAAGAAGCGTTTATTTCCCTTGTGTTGTTCTATTTCAAAACCTTCCTGGCTGAGCTTTTCCAGGTGTTCGTTAACCCAATTGATGACTCCGTACGACGGATCTTCTTCCTGATCTACGGGAGCTTCGAGGTGATAATAGAGTGCACTTGTTTTCTTTAGTCCAAGGCTAATCAGGAAATTGAATTTTTGCTTTTCCCAGGTCACATCCCTCTTGATGCGGGTGAAAATATAGTTGTCGCCCTCCTTGTGCAAGTGAACAGTTACTTTCTTGTCATTTCCCATCGCAAAGGTGTGTTCACCATATTTAAAGTATAGTTGCAACTGTGAAATTCCAGCATCTACATATATTACCTTAATGACGGGAGTAGGCTCGTATTTCTCTGTCTTAATGTCAAACCCCTCAGCATATACATGGTACTTTTCAATTAATGGAGCTACAAATTTCCCAAAATACGTGTCTTCAGTAGATTTTGGAATGGTGATGAATCTTTTATTTAAAAAAGGCACTAATTTTTTGCCCTCAATATCCTGCTCAAAAAAATAAAGCATCTCGTTTAGCAATAACCAGGAAGGTTGATTGCTAATTATCTGTGCCTCTTTAAACATAAAGTCGATACGCAGCCCCTGATATTTTATAGTGGGAAAATAGCGGGTCTCTGTTTCATTTCTTCTAAAATGGAATAAGACTGTTGCCGGTTCTGTTGCAATCTCAATTTTTCTTTCAGCAGGCCATCCATCTTTATCCATCAGGTATAATGATCCTTCTGATTTTAAAATCTCCAATACCTCCGATAGTTTTCTTTCTATCCTGGGACGGACGCTTTCGTAAAATTTGTCATTAAAAAATTTACTAAAGAATTCTACAGGTCTGATGGCTTTCTTATGAAATTTCTTGATGATGAAGTCCTGTTCGGTTTCATCAAGTATTTTAATCAGTTTAAGATCTGTATCAGTAAGGTGTTTGATGAATTCTTTGGCCGTATGTGAAAAAATACGCTGATAAGTTAAAGAAAAGTCGCCCTGCGGGTTTAATTGAACAATATGTGGTTCAATTAAATAGCCCAAATACGCGTGTTTACATATAGAATATACGATTTTACAGGGTTTGGAGCTATCTACGCGTAACATTGGCGAAAAATTAAAACAATCAGGGGGTAAGCATTTAAAAATCTTTAAACTTACATCAAATTGAAATGCTTTCAAATAAAAAGGGGGAATTATTGCCTGTTTTTTATTTCCGTTCGTCGAAAAAAAATGGCTGTTGGTCGGGTATTACATTGATGTTGCCTAAAAGCATAAAAAAGGGTGTAACCTTTTGGTGTTTTAGGCGACTTATATGTAAACAATTTAAAAAACTTAATAGCCTAAAAATATGAAAACTTCAGTAAAAACATTATTCGCATCAGCTTTAACAGTAATCGTTTTAGCTTCTTCAGCTTTCAGCTCCTCAGCAGTTGAAAAAAACAATAATCTTTCGGCATCAGTAGACTTTAATAAAGTGATTGTTACAGGGAATGCAAGAGTGGTATTGGTTCAGTCTAACAACCCACATGTAGTGGTACCTGAAAACTACAATAAGGAGACTACGACTATCGTTCAAAAAGCCGACAAGTTATACATCACCTCTACGGAAAAAGAAACAATTGATATTGTTGTTTATGTAAAAGATTTGCAACGGATTGATGCATGTCAGAAAGCTATCGTAAATACAAGAGGTAAACTTTCTTCAAAAACACTTCAGGTATTCCTGAAAGATAAAGCGAGTGCTTCTGTAAATGGGGATATCGCCAGCCTATATACAGTATTAAAAGATAATGCTTCACTTCGTTTAAAAGGATCTTCAAAAGATCACACTTTAGCTAAAGGGAAAGCTGCTAAATTAAAAATGGATCAGTTTGCAGCAGTAAAAACTACAGTTAATTCAGTTGATGGTCAGCTTTTAGCTTCAGATTACTCAATCGTTATTCCAAAAGATACTGTACTTGCTGATAATATCACAAAATAAAACAAGACGAGATAAAACAAACCATACTATACACACAAAAAAACGGCCGGAGGATTTATCTTCTGGCCGTTTTTGTATGTATGAATGCCTTGAAATAAATTCAGGACAATTGTACTAAAGATCAAACTTAATACCCTGGGCTAAGGGTAGCGTATTCGAATAATTGATGGTATTTGTTTGTCTGCGCATATAAGCTTTCCAGGCGTCCGAACCACTTTCCCTTCCACCGCCGGTTTCTTTCTCGCCACCAAATGCTCCGCCAATTTCTGCACCTGATGTTCCGATATTCACATTGGCAATTCCGCAATCTGATCCAGCTACAGACAGAAACTGTTCTGCTTCACGCAGGTTTAAGGTCATGATTGCAGATGACAATCCCTGTGGAACACCATTTTGCAAAGCAATAGCCTGATCGAGGGTTTTATACTTGATGAGATAAAGGATAGGGGCAAAGGTTTCTTCCTGAACAATTTCGTAATGATTTTCTACTTCGGCTACGCAAGGTTTTACATAACAACCCGATTGGTATGTGGTACCATTCAATACACCGCCCTCTACTATAAATTTAGCGCCTTCTTTTTTACCCTTTTCAATAGCATGCGTGTACATTTCTACAGCTGCAATATCAATCAGCGGGCCCACATGGTTGTGCTGATCCAATGGGTCGCCAATGCGCAATTGCCCATAAGCTTTAGCCAGCTTGTTTTTAAAATCTTCATAAATATCCTCGTGGATGATTAGCCTTCTGGTAGATGTGCAGCGTTGTCCTGCTGTACCTACTGCTCCGAAGACTGCCCCGATGATGGACATATCTATATCTGCATCTTTAGAGATGATTATGGCATTATTGCCACCTAACTCCAGGATGCTTCTTCCAAATCTGCCTGCTACTGCTGTTGAAACCACACGACCGATGCGGGTAGAGCCGGTAAAAGAAACCAATGGGATGCGTTTATCATTATTGATCAGGTCGCCAACAGCATTTCCAATCAATAAGTTGCTGATGCCTTCCGGCATATCATTGTTTTTAAGAACGGTTGCAATAATATGTTGACAGGCGACACCACATAGCGGCGTTTTTGAGGAGGGTTTCCAAATGCAAACATTGCCACATACCCAGGCCAAAGCCGTGTTCCAGCTCCATACGGCAACGGGGAAATTAAAGGCAGAAATGATACCCACTATCCCCATTGGATGCCATTGTTCATACATCCGATGATTAGGTCGCTCGGAGTGCATGGTTAAGCCATAAAGCTGACGAGAAAGGCCAACAGCAAAATCACAGATGTCGATCATTTCCTGTACCTCACCAAATCCTTCCTGTAAACTCTTACCCATTTCGTAGGATACCAATGTACCAAGATCTTCTTTGTGCAGGCGCAATGCATCACCAAACTGGCGTACAATATCGCCCCTTTTAGGAGCAGGTAGGCTACGCCAGAAAACAAATGCTTCTTCTGCCTTTTTTACTACAGTTTCATAATCTTCTTCGTTAGCCAATTGTACACTGGCAATCTTCTTTCCATCAACAGGAGAGAGACTATCTATAGTTTTTGCGTTTACCGAGGCCCCCCAGTTGCTGCCTGTACTAAAGGCTGGATTTAGATCTAGAATGCCTAAATTCTTTAAAACAGTACTGATATTTTTTTGCATATCATAAATGGTTAGGTATACAAATCAACAAAAAAATAATGGAAGGTTGGTAAAGAGGAGATGTAAATGAGTTTCATGACCTGAATTTTACGTGATTTCACATAATGTTGCGTTCTTTTGTAAAATAATTTAGATCAGGGACCGTTCGCATTATTAATATAATCAGTCACTTAACTGTTGAGGTGTGTGTATGTTGAAAATTATTTCACCTATTCCAGCCATAATAGTTGTAAACTTATGATGTATTTAACAAAAGGGATCTGTTCTTTAATTATTCAATACATGGAAGAGGAATTTTACTTTGATTTTAGTGATGATGCTCAACGATCAGTTGAGCGTTACGAGGAGATGATACGCAATCAGGATCAGTATTTTTTTGATGCCCAGGCTTTTGAGCATATTATTGATTACTACATTGAGAAGAGCGACCCTATAAAAGCCTTACAGGTTATAGAGTATGCCGTAAATCAACACCCATATGCTGCGGTTTTTCTGGTTAAACAGGCGCAGTTACTATTTATAACCGATCAAACGGAACGAGCGTTTTTATCCTTGCAGAAAGCTGAAATGCTGGAAGCGTCGGAAGCAGAGATTTATATTTTAAGAGGAAATATCTATAACAGTCTCGAAAGGTATTCGGAAGCACTGGATAACTTCCAGAAGGCATTGGAGTTTGCAGAAACAACGGATGAAATTCTTTTGCAGATTGCTTATGTGTATCAGAATATGCTGGACTACGAAAGCGCAATTGTGTACATTAAGCAAAGCCTGGAGCAAAATATGGAGAACAAGGACGGTTTGTATGAATTGGCTTTTTGTTATGATATATTAGATAAGCAGGAGGAAAGTATTCAGTTTTATCAGGAATATATTGATAACGACCCATACTCTTATGCTGCATGGTATAACCTTGCCAATTCTTATCATAAACTGGATTTGTTTGAGAAAGCCATTGATGCTTACGATTATGCTATCTTAATAAAAGATAATTTTGCTTCTGCTTATTATAACAAGGGCAACGCCCTGGTTCAATTGGACCGCTATATGGAAGCAATTGAAGTCTATAAACAGACTTTTGAATACGAACCACCTAATGCCGATACTTATTGTGCCATTGGAGAGTGTTATGAGAAGCTGGAAAAGATGGACGAGGCCAGGTCATATTATAAGAAATCTGTGAAAATGGATTCCAAGATGGCTGATGCGTGGTTTGGAATAGGCGTTACCCTTAATTTTGAGGAACGTTATTTTGAGTCACTACATTTTTACAGAAAGGCTCTTGAGCTGGATGGCGAAAACCCAGATTTCTGGTTTGCTATGGCTGATGCTCATTATAAGCTTGGGCAGATAGAGGAGTCGGTGCAGGCTTATCATAAGGTACTTGAATATAACCCTGTAGATGTTGAGGCATGGCTGGATTTTTCGACCGTATTATATGAGCAAGGAAAGTTGTTGGAGGCTTCAGAGACCATTTTAGATGCCATAAAGAACAATCCTGACGCTGCCGAACTATATTACCGTATGGTGGCTTATTTGTTTGCCCTTGGGAAAAAGAATGAAGCGCTTTTGTATCTTGAAACAGCTTTGGTTACAGATCCTGAAAAGCATTATATTTTATTTGAGTACTTGCCACAACTGCAGGATAACAGCTTAATTATTGACGTTATCAATAGGTATATTAAATAGTACTGTGCCTTTTATTAGATAGTATTGATAAAACTGTCTAATTTTTTTTCACCTTTGTGACCTATATGAATTACCCATTGAATAATATACCCGAGCGTCCAGTTAAACCACGTAATAAAGGAATTACAATGGTTATGGATAAAGGATTAAGCTTAAGACAAACAGAAGATTTTATAGAAGTTGCCGGAATGCATACTGATATAGTGAAGCTCGGATGGGCTACGTCTTTTGTTACCCCTAATTTAAAAGAGAAACTTCAGATCTATAAAGATGCCGGAATTCCGACTTATTTTGGTGGGACACTTTTTGAGGCTTTTGTGATACGTGACCAGTTTGATGATTATTGTCGTGTGTTGGATCAGTTTGGTATGGAATATGCCGAAGTTTCGGATGGCTCTATTACGATTGAGCACGACTTGAAATGTGAATTTATCCAAAAACTAGCTCAACAGGTTACCGTGATTTCTGAAGTGGGATCTAAAGACGCAACCAAAATATTTGCTCCTTATAAATGGATCAAGTTGATGAATGCAGAGATTGAGGCCGGATCCTGGAAAGTTATTGCTGAAGCAAGAGAAGGTGGAAATGTAGGTATTTACAGGGGATCTGGAGAAGTTCGTGAAGGCTTGGTGGATGAGATTTTAACCCAAATACCGGAAGAAACTATTATATGGGAAGCTCCACAAAAAGAACAACAAGTATGGTTTATCAAATTGCTGGGGGCCAATGTAAATATTGGGAATATTGCACCTGCAGAAGTTATCCCTTTAGAAACCATACGTCTCGGACTAAGAGGGGATACCTTTGATCATTTTTTAAACCTGGGAAAATAATCCTATAAACACCATCTATATAGATAAATGAGAAAATTTGGTTTAATAGGTTACCCTTTATCACATTCTTTTTCGAAGAAATTTTTTGGGGATAAGTTTAAGGATGAACAAATTGCAGATTGTGAATACGACTTGTATCCTATACCTGAAATCGGACTCTTTTCTAAATTGATTACTGAAGATGATGCGCTTTGTGGTATAAATGTAACTATTCCCTATAAGGTTCAGGTATTGCCATTTTTAAGTGAAATGGATGAGGCCTCAACTGAAATAGGAGCAGTAAATTGTATTTCAATTGAAAGGGCTGAAGCAGGCCTATGGCTTAAAGGCTTCAATACCGATGCCTACGGCTTCGAAGAATCCCTAAAGCCTTTGCTAGAACCACATCATCAAAAAGCGTTGATATTTGGCGATGGTGGAGCTGCAAAAGCCGTAAAGTATGTATTAGGAAAATTAAATATTTCTTTTCTGGTTGTGACCAGGAAGGCTGCTGAAGGCTGCATTTTATATGATGATATTGATGAAAAACTGCTTCAGGAGTATACTGTGCTGATTAATACAACCCCATTAGGGATGTCGCCAAATTCAGATACCTACCCGGATATTCCCTATGCTTGTTTAACTGGCAAACATGTGGCGTATGATCTGGTTTATAACCCTGAAGAGACCATCTTTTTAAGAC
This is a stretch of genomic DNA from Candidatus Pedobacter colombiensis. It encodes these proteins:
- the trpC gene encoding indole-3-glycerol phosphate synthase TrpC, producing MTILDKIVLRKKEEVAAAKQAVSVKQLEAGLYFNRNPYVFKDFLLDENRTGIIAEFKRRSPSKGIINDRVTVEEVTQAYTAAGASALSVLTDVDFFGGHTNDLLAARAVNEIPVLRKDFMIDEYQILEAKALGADLILLIAAILTPAEIKNLSALAKSLGLNVLLEVHNKEELQRSICKDLDAIGVNNRNLADFTVNIQTSFDLVNQIPDEFLKISESAISSPQTIKELKAAGFHGFLIGENFMKTSNPGLAMQDFTQQLISV
- the hflX gene encoding GTPase HflX, translated to MGKQKYYDTALKQERAVLVGVIRPGERPEETREFLDELAFLVDTAGGLVEHEFTQKMLKPDRATFVGTGKLAEIQAYVKSEEIDMVVFDDELSPSQLRNIERELQVKVLDRSNLILDIFAGRAQTAQAKTQVELAQLQYLLPRLTRLWTHLERQKGGIGMRGPGETQIESDRRMILEKIALLKSRLKSIDKQNETQRKNRTELIRVALVGYTNVGKSTIMNMLSKSEVFAENKLFATLDTTVRKVVIENLPFLLSDTVGFIRKLPHHLVECFKSTLDEVREADILIHVVDVSHANFEDQINVVNETLKDLGARDKETIMVFNKIDAYVSPKPDHEHEEPIVLTLEDFKKSWMGAENSPSIFISALHKENLEEFKQLLYDKVVVLHTQRYPYDKLLY
- the rbfA gene encoding 30S ribosome-binding factor RbfA, whose translation is MESKRQQKFAGIIQEELAAIFQHEGAAYLPNTLVTITKVRVSPDLAVAKVYLSFLNTNNTSLSVAEVNSHAGEIRYKLGARIRHQARVIPTLTFFVDDTNEYVEHMDKLFDKISKDRKESGKEEE
- a CDS encoding TonB family protein, with product MTKILLAFFMLSAFTLKAQPVIKGGLENFVTANNIYPRYSLHHCIQGTVIISFKLNKRGEVYYSKISSGIGTDLDDEALRLIRMSSGKWIVPADHDTTVSLIAPIKFNLSGYDCDNKSPEAIKRAIVAYKTNEGLTNGILNFYKNKEKGIYKQDEESRFVALKNELGYDDEYFKERISDGLKKLKQKDKQGACEDFLFVKYMGSDLANEMLEKYCK
- the aat gene encoding leucyl/phenylalanyl-tRNA--protein transferase: MIFKLDDHEIVFPRPELADPDGLLAIGGDLSAERLMLAYKNGIFPWFSEGDPICWYAPIERCVIFPGNIVISKSMAKLFKSEAFKITYDQSFEEVIENCAKISRKDQDGTWITRQMQEAYIELHKRGYAHSVEVWQNGLLVGGLYGIQVNQIFCGESMFSKVSNASKYALIWLCRNKTFNMIDCQLPNDHLMSLGAEMISNEEYVNCLKAI
- a CDS encoding SNF2-related protein; its protein translation is MLRVDSSKPCKIVYSICKHAYLGYLIEPHIVQLNPQGDFSLTYQRIFSHTAKEFIKHLTDTDLKLIKILDETEQDFIIKKFHKKAIRPVEFFSKFFNDKFYESVRPRIERKLSEVLEILKSEGSLYLMDKDGWPAERKIEIATEPATVLFHFRRNETETRYFPTIKYQGLRIDFMFKEAQIISNQPSWLLLNEMLYFFEQDIEGKKLVPFLNKRFITIPKSTEDTYFGKFVAPLIEKYHVYAEGFDIKTEKYEPTPVIKVIYVDAGISQLQLYFKYGEHTFAMGNDKKVTVHLHKEGDNYIFTRIKRDVTWEKQKFNFLISLGLKKTSALYYHLEAPVDQEEDPSYGVINWVNEHLEKLSQEGFEIEQHKGNKRFLFAVNKISFDIKEDNDWFDINAIVYFGNHPIPFISLKQHILHKKREFLLPDGSIAIIPDKWFTQYGSLFSLSDGGKVLKLKKHHIGLINELAEDSLANITLSRKLQKLNDFENITDTQMPVNFKGDLRGYQKAGYNWFSFLREYNFGGCLADDMGLGKTIQTLAMLQKLKEEDQEQSRHSTSLIIMPTSLIYNWLNEAKKFTPKLKIHAHIGTTRNKDVGHFSDFDIIITTYGVTRVDIDLLKDFYFSYIILDESQNIKNPTSKSFKAVKTLKSRYKLILSGTPVENSVSDLWTQLTFLNPGLLGTQAFFNEEYVQAIEKRKDEDKARKLQAIIKPFVLRRTKEQVAAELPSKTEQIFYCNMSEDQATYYEKTKSAYRNDLLNSMDDGTYAKKQVQLLQGLTALRQLANHPLMVDHNYTSDSGKFENVIHTLDNVLKGGHKVLIFSQFVKQLVIFRQYLEGENIPFAYLDGATKNRGEIVAEFQQNTELKVFLISIKAGGVGLNLTQADYVFILDPWWNPAVEQQAIDRTHRIGQDKKVFIYKFIAKDTVEEKILALQNRKKRLASSLITTEESFFKSLTKADINELLK
- a CDS encoding DUF2807 domain-containing protein, giving the protein MKTSVKTLFASALTVIVLASSAFSSSAVEKNNNLSASVDFNKVIVTGNARVVLVQSNNPHVVVPENYNKETTTIVQKADKLYITSTEKETIDIVVYVKDLQRIDACQKAIVNTRGKLSSKTLQVFLKDKASASVNGDIASLYTVLKDNASLRLKGSSKDHTLAKGKAAKLKMDQFAAVKTTVNSVDGQLLASDYSIVIPKDTVLADNITK
- a CDS encoding aldehyde dehydrogenase family protein encodes the protein MQKNISTVLKNLGILDLNPAFSTGSNWGASVNAKTIDSLSPVDGKKIASVQLANEEDYETVVKKAEEAFVFWRSLPAPKRGDIVRQFGDALRLHKEDLGTLVSYEMGKSLQEGFGEVQEMIDICDFAVGLSRQLYGLTMHSERPNHRMYEQWHPMGIVGIISAFNFPVAVWSWNTALAWVCGNVCIWKPSSKTPLCGVACQHIIATVLKNNDMPEGISNLLIGNAVGDLINNDKRIPLVSFTGSTRIGRVVSTAVAGRFGRSILELGGNNAIIISKDADIDMSIIGAVFGAVGTAGQRCTSTRRLIIHEDIYEDFKNKLAKAYGQLRIGDPLDQHNHVGPLIDIAAVEMYTHAIEKGKKEGAKFIVEGGVLNGTTYQSGCYVKPCVAEVENHYEIVQEETFAPILYLIKYKTLDQAIALQNGVPQGLSSAIMTLNLREAEQFLSVAGSDCGIANVNIGTSGAEIGGAFGGEKETGGGRESGSDAWKAYMRRQTNTINYSNTLPLAQGIKFDL